GGAAGCAAATATGCAAAGTATCTAAGCATGTTTTACTATGTAAAATGTAACTGATAGTTTCATGTATTAAAAACGTAGATCTGTAGAAGACTAGATAAAATGTTGATTTTACCCTTGCCATACTGATGATAAAATTGATGATCTGATTGTCAGTTGACTCAGTTCCATTGTTTAATGAAATCTTCACGAAGGCTGCAATCGCGTGCTCCATCTATTAAGTTGAAATTCCATTTCAagtattattttagtatttgttgAAAACTGATTTGTAGAGCTGATACAAAGTAATAATTTGAATTATTCAAACCTAGTTTAGGACTCTGTCATACGGTTAGGCTTTTGAGCCCTTGGCTCGACGGTCAGCCTATTGCCGTCGCTCAGTTCTTGACCTAAAATTGTACTTATATTCACCATCACGTTTATGATAAACTTAATTCAATTTTACAAGAATGGAAAGGAATATTTCTATACAATTTAAATTATATCATTAACATCATTTAAAGTATAAATATCAAtagaatatttatataaaatattaatttattatctatGACTATATTGTGTGAACGTTCCTTCACTCTTACAGTAAGCGAGGCActtagagataataaaaaaaaacattaatttatctTACCCAAATGTGGGTTCCATTATTCATAGGCTTTTGAGCCCACGGCTCGACGGCGCTAGACCGTCACTGGCCCCCTTCGCCCCTGAAAGGTATATAAAAACAATGAGTTTCATTCTCCGAGGCACCCCCTTCCccccttttcatattttttctactcctgtgttgttattcgtcatttacagtgtcgtgcatagatcgttgaAACCCTACATGGCGGATGCCCGCCCCCGCTCGGCGCCctgcgcacccacgcatacgatatacgAGGTGAATCATACTGTCCTGAACTCGTAGCGCAATTACTGCGCCTTTATGTCCCTATGCCGACCAGAGTCAATTTCCGGCCTCGTGATCGTGGTTTATTTGTAGGCCCAGTATCGCGAACCGTGTCTCACAGAAAATCTCCTCTTGTTCGCCCTTTGCCCCTCCTGAATGCTCTCTTAGCATCAGCACTTGAGTGCGATTTATTTGCTGGCAGATGGAGTGCTGTACGCGACGAATTATTGAGGTTCTGCGAGAGGATGGATGTACGTCTTTCAACAGTTTATcatgtataaaaaatgttttgtacttgtttttagttttgcagtgatttagtattaaatacTGTCATGCTGTAtcactatttttgaaataaataaatagatcttaaagcattgttaggtagccttatAGCGGGCcacggggcgccggccggggcgggcggcggcgcgggggagcgAGCGACAGGGGgaggcaggaacagaggggagaccgacaagtcaaaatataggaaataaatataataatttcacgaaagttattttacaaaactattaaaaagtaagtacatggtcgtagaaaaagtattgtatgcaacggtgtttaactgagtcaaaaaacactcgtggcgtctttattaataattttcggcttcgcctcaaattgttactcacgccactcgtcttttttacGCGTACCATACAAGAAAGAAACGAagaaaacatgcaaaaataaagtttataaaaaagaaaaaaagaatcTAGACCCACcttataaatatatgttaatGCAGGAGCCAATATGACTCCTGCAATATGGACATCGGTTAGCTCCGGAAGCCTGCTGTACTCCCACGAGACACGGGTCACATAATACGTGCCCGCAAGGTATGAGCACGCGTGTGGGTGGCTGCTCCAGGCATATACCGCAGCGCGTGGCGGCGGGGGCGGGGGCGAGGAGGCCGCggggggcgcgggcgcggggggCAGCAACACCTCCACCTCGGCGTCGGGCACTTCCTCGGCCCAGTCCGCCACCTCGATCTCCTCG
This genomic stretch from Leguminivora glycinivorella isolate SPB_JAAS2020 chromosome Z, LegGlyc_1.1, whole genome shotgun sequence harbors:
- the LOC125240947 gene encoding uncharacterized protein LOC125240947 isoform X2: MVLYACRFTNRRSVYFLQSVKKRMAENFANCHARRQAQLNGAARPTRRNREAQLVRATAVNNNMRALEAGIITLRYFLVAVSARINVGEVVADPDVPEMAEEIEVADWAEEVPDAEVEVLLPPAPAPPAASSPPPPPPRAAVYAWSSHPHACSYLAGTYYVTRVSWEYSRLPELTDVHIAGVILAPALTYIYKGRRGPVTV
- the LOC125240947 gene encoding uncharacterized protein LOC125240947 isoform X3, which codes for MAENFANCHARRQAQLNGAARPTRRNREAQLVRATAVNNNMRALEAGIITLRYFLVAVSARINVGEVVADPDVPEMAEEIEVADWAEEVPDAEVEVLLPPAPAPPAASSPPPPPPRAAVYAWSSHPHACSYLAGTYYVTRVSWEYSRLPELTDVHIAGVILAPALTYIYKGRRGPVTV